TAGAAACTAGTGAGATTCCAAAAATCGTGGAGCAATTTGGCTTTGCTGCACAAATGGCTAAAGAGGCCGGCTTTGATGGAGTTGAAGTTCACGGCGCTAACGGGTATCTGATTGATCAATTTCTGCGTGACGGGACTAATCATCGCAACGACCTCTATGGTGGAAATATAGAGAATCGCATGCGTCTTTTAAACGAAATAATTGATTCCGTGATGGAAACTTGGCCTTCAAACCGTATAGGCGTGCGTCTAACACCAGAGAATAGTTTTAACTCAATGTCTGACTCTAACCCACAAGAAAATTTCGAGTATGTTTTAGAGCAGCTAAGTAACCGGAATATTGCCTACGTTCATATTCTGGAAGGCGATATGATGAAAAAAGAGAAAACCGTTAATTATCCAGCTTTACGCAAATGCTTTAAGGGTGTGTATATCGCGAATAATGGCTATAATCTCGAACTGGCCCAAAAATCCCTGAAAAGTAATAATGCCGATCTAATTGCATTTGGAGCACCATTTTTAGCCAACCCTGATTTAGTTTACCGACTAAAACAAGGCATATCACTCAATCAAGCCGATCACTCAACTTTTTACGGTGGAGATGAAAAAGGCTACACTGACTACCCATTTGCCTCAACCCAAATAGAAAATCAGTAAAGTAATCGATATGGAAAAACTAGACACCCGCGAGCGAATCATCGCAATAGCAGATGACTTATTTTATCAACAGGGTTTTGAGCATACCTCATTCAAGGATATCGCTAATCTTTTAAATATTTCTCGCGGAAACTTCTACCACCATTTCAAGACTAAAGATCAAATTCTATCTGGTGTTATAGAGAGAAGATTGCAAAAAACCCAAGCAATGCTTGAAGATTGGGAAGCACAAGGAAATACATCTGAGCAACGGATAAAATGTTATATCCGTATTGTCATTACCAACTGGGATAAGATCAGAGATTTCGGCTGTCCCGTAGGTACTCTATCCAATGAACTTGCCAAGTTGAACCATGTAGGGCGAGAGGATGCCAATAAAATTTTCAGTCTGTTTCGGGAATGGCTAAAAACACAATTCACACAACTAAATCCCAATACTGATGCCGATAAACTAGCTCTACAGGTTCTCTCTTGGAGCCAGGGTGTTGCAACCTTAGCAAATGCTTTTCAGGACAAGGACTATGTTGAGTACGAAGTCAATAAAATGTGCTCTTGGGTTGACACATACAAGGCGAAAGCTTAGCGCTATTTACAAGGAACTGTGAGTATATGTTTATTATTTTGTTAAAATTTTCGGAAAAAAAATCACAAGCAGCAAAATATATGACTGGCCACAGAGAGTGGTTACAGAAAGGCTTCAATGATGGAGTTTTTATACTGTCTGGAAGTATAAAACCTGGAATTGGTGGAGGTATCCTAGCATTTAACACCACTTATGAAGAATTGCTAATACGCATCGAACAAGACCCTTTCGTATCTGAAAAAGTGGTTAGTGCCGATGTCATAGAAATTGATTCATCCAAGGCTAGTCCGCAGCTTGAATTTTTATTAGACCCAGAGACAAACGGTTAGGTAATTGGTATGGCCGCGCAACTTATTCAAAGTCATGATGGTAAATACCGTTGCAACTGGTGCGCTTCTGCACCAGATTTCCTGGAGTACCATGACAGAGAATGGGGCTTTCCAGTTAGTGACGATTTTCGCCTATTTGAAAAGCTATGCCTGGAAGGTTTTCAGTCGGGTTTAAGCTGGCGTACAATTCTTGCCAAAAGAGAAAACTTTCGGGAAGCTTTTTATGGATTTAACTTTAATAAAGTAGCCCGTTTTACCAATACAAATATGGAAAAGTTGCTATTAAATGAGGGAATAGTCCGACACCGAGGTAAAATCGAAGCCGTTATTAATAATGCCAAATGTGCCAGGGAAATCGTAAAGAAAGAAGGATCTCTTGCATCATTTCTCTGGAGATACGAACCTAAAAAAGAGATGCTTGGCAAGCCTCAGTCTATGTCTACCTCAAACGAATCGATCACACTATCGAAAGATTTGAAAAAGTTAGGCTGGAAATTTGTAGGTCCAACAACTGTCTATGCCTTTATGCAAGCAATGGGATTAATTAATGACCATCTAGAGGGATGTGTCACGCGATCTAAGATAGAGAGAGCAAGAAATAAGTTTGTAAAACCCTAATGCTTAACTAGAACTAATCCGCACGATCATAGGTAATCTATAAAAGGGTATAGCTTGATAGGGGATGTATGCCAGCTAAAAGATATTACCTCTGATACATCCCCAATCTTACTCACCAAGCTGCTCGCATATAAAATTGTATAGTAATTTTAATCGATAGGAGGACATACGGTCCCCAGGCCTAAGAGAATAGAGGTTTAATTCAGCAGTTTGAAAGCTTGTCAAAATCGGGACTAATCGCCCCTCTCTAAGATCATCTTCAATGATAAAATGGGGGATCAGTGCAATGCCCTTCCCCTCTAACAAAGCACAATGGAGTAATTTACTGTTATTAGAAGTCAACCTAGGTTCCAGATAAATATCGAGCCATTTACCTTTATCTTTAAACTGCCACACGCTGGGTGTTGTGGTCAACTCCAACCGGACACTTCTTTAAGCACATTTCTCAAATTCGATAGGGGCTAGGTCTCCCAGTGTTGTATGTATTCTTCGTGAGTTGTAATAAGCAATATAGGCTCTTACATCTGCTACCGCATCCTCCCTTGTCGGATATAGGTTTCCCGTTACCCACTCCCGCTTCAGGCTGCTGAAGAAACGTTCAGTCGGTGCGTTGTCCCAACAATTTCCCTTACGGCTCATTGAACACACCATCCCATGCTGACTCAATAACGTTTGGTAGGTATGGCTGGCATACTGACTGCCACGATCAGAGTGATGCAGGAGACCTTTTGGGGGCGAACGCAAATTGACAGCCATCATCAACGCACGAGTTACCAGGGCCGTTTCCATCTTGCGATCTAGATGCCAACCAATAATCCGGCGCGAATAGAGATCAATCACTACCGCCAAGTACAACCAGCCCTGCGAAGTCCAAATATATGTAATATCAGTCGTCCAAACTTGATTTTTAGCACTCGGTGAGAACTCCCTATTCAGAAGGTTCTCTGCGACCGGCAGGTGATGTTTACTGTCTGTCGTCAGTGTAAATCGCTTCTTACGCTTTACTGCCAAGCCTAGCTTTTTCATGAGCTTGCGGACTCGATAGCGCCCGACTTCAAAGCCTTCTTTACGTAACAGCTTCATTAACCGACGACTTCCCAGGCTCTGTCTAGATTCTGCAAATAGGGCCTTCAAACGATGGCATAGTTGCCATGTTTGAGCATCTATTGAGCTATTACCACGGCAACACCAATCGTAATAACCAGTTTTACTTACTTGCATTACCCGGCAGAGCACCCTAACAGGAAAGCTGCCTTGCTGTTTTTCAATAAAGCTGTACTTTATTTCATTTCTTTCGCAAAGAAGGCGCTGGCCTTTTTTAGGATTTCTTTCTCCATCCGCAACTGCTTATTTTCACATCGTAATCGCTCTAACTCTGCGCGCTCACCTACATCCAACCTCACACCGTCTTCTTCCTGCTTCAGTTCCTTTATCCAGTGTCGCAGGTTATTGGCTGTTGTTCCTACAGCCTCTGCTGCTTTAGAAATTGAATACCCTTGCTCAGAGACTAGCGCTACGGCGTCTTTCTTAAATTCCGGCTTGAAATGCCGACGTGTACCTTTTGTTGTCATACTTCACCTCGCTTGGTAGTTTTACCATCTTAGCGAAGTGTCCGGAAGGATTAGACCACTACAGGGTTTACCCGGTAGGGTATATACCAAACAGTGATGGTCACTTAACTCACGGGGGTGGCCTGGCTCCCCATATTTTTTAAGGTACTCAGGCGCAGCACAGGCAACTCGATGGTAACTGGTAATTTTTCGGCACAACAAGGCGCTATCAGCTAGTTCATTAGTTAGCCGTAGCACAAGATCAAACTTCTCTTCTAACACATTCACATAATGATCTCCCATTTGAATATCTAGAAGGATTTCCGGGTACCGATCCATAAACATATTCAAAATGGAACCGAACTTGGATAACCCCCAAGACATCGGGACGCCAATCCGTAACTTTCCTCTAGGGCTATCATTGGATTCACATAAGTCATCCTCTAAAGCATCCCACTTGCTGAGCACTTCAAGTGCCCGCATGTAACACCGTTCCCCGGAGCTAGTCACCTGCATATGCCGAGTACTGCGGCGCAAAAGCGTGGTTCCCAGGCGAGATTCCAACCTCTCTACCGACTTAGAAACCCAAGCTGCAGATACACCTAAACGATTTGCAGCAGTAGTAAAGCTTCCACACTCCACGACCGCACTGAAAACCCTCAAGCTCTCTAATTGATTAATTCCTGCCATATTCAATAAATAGTTGAAACTGTAATTACCTAATGTCTGATTTACACAACAATTCGTTAATTGTCAAAATATTAAAAATCTTAATAGGTAAGAAATATTTATGGCCACCAAATATCACAATCTATTCAACACCATTGAAATCGGAAAATTACGTATTCCTAACAGGCTCGCAGTCGCACCCATGACACGGGTCAGCGCCGGGCTGGATGGTCGCGTTGGTCCATTGATGGAGGAGTACTATGAGGGATTTGCCCATGGAGGGTTTGGGCTGATTATTACCGAGGGATTATATACTGACAGACTTTATAGTCAGGGTTACAAGTATCAACCTGGTATGACCTGCCACGATCATGCACAGAGCTGGAAGCCGATTATCACAAGAGTTCATAAGCAAGGAGCCCGGATATATGCCCAATTGATGCATGCCGGCGCCCTTTCGCAATATAACCCTTATGCCAATCAAAATGCTGGCCCCTCTATGGTTCGTCCCCAGGGAAGGCAAATGCCCTTCTACTATGGAGAAGGCCCCTATCCCATGCCGGAAGCCATGACACAGCGAGATATTGCAATGGTTGTTAAGGGCTTCGCTCAGGCTGCCCGCCTGGCACAACTTGCCGGCTTTGACGGTGTTGAGATACACGGTGCCAATGGCTACTTGTTAGACCAATTTTTAACCACCTATACCAACAAACGAAAAGACTGTTATGGAGGAGTACTCACTAACCGTTTACGTATTTACAAGGAAACACTTAAATCAGTAAGGGCAGCGGTCGGAAAGGACTTTGTAGTAGGCGTTCGTTTCTCTCAGAAAAAAGTGAATGATACCAACTATATTTGGCCTGAAGGCGAAGCTGGAGCTGCCGAAGTTTTCGAGCTAATGAAGCAATGTGGTGCCGACTATATTCATACTACCGAACCAAAAATAGACAATCCCGCCTTTGAAAACAGTAACTCATTAGCAAGTCTGGCAAGGAAATATAGTACTCTACCGGTTATTGCCAACGGCGGAATTACAGACCCAAAACTCGCAGCTCAGGTCCTAAAAAACAATGAAGCAGATATCATCTCGCTTGGTAAAACGGCCCTAGCCAATCAGGACTGGCCCAATACCATAAAACGAAATCAGACCCCAAAGAACTTCACTTTTGATATGCTTTCACCCCATGCGACACTGGAATGTGCTCGTGATTATTTTCAAAGAAAAAGCTAAATAGTTACCTGAGGACGGCGGAGGGGTTTAATTACCCTTCCCCTCATTGTAGACCAGACAATGGCTCTAAGCGAGTGAAGGGTAATCTTAAAATTAGCAACTTTAGCTTTCTGACACCTTAAATTGATTAGTTTTTATTATGGAAAATATCTAATGTTTTCAGAGATAGCTCTACCAAGTCAGCCGTTTGATCACTATCTACATTCTTGACAACGCTTATAGAGCGGGCATGATCAGGGCAAAGCATTAGCATGGTACTTCCGCCAACTCCTTCACCACTCATCAATTTAATGTTTGGATGCTCCTCGATAATTCTAATCAGCTCCGCATCCTCCTCCGGATTATACCAATCGCTTAAACTGACAAAGTCAACAATCCAACCAATTCCGTAGCTTACTTCCTCACCACTTGTTAGAGTTCCTGGGCTAAAAAGCTCAGAAAGCGATTCATCACTCAGATAGCCACTATCAAGATGTGACATAGCAAACCTAACCAGGTCACTTGGTGTAGAGAGCATACCTCCGCCAGCATATTTATAGCTACTATTTACTTCTGGAGAGTTGATTAGACTTCCTCCCCAGTAAGAATAAGCTCTTTGCCTGTGGGAAATTATGGGAGAGTTTTCATCAAAAGTACTATTTTTGAGGTTCAAAGGATCAAATACTTCCTCTTGAACTAACTTCTTAAATTCAGTTCCTGATGCAGACTCCATTGCGGCAGCGAGCAATGTCCAAGCATAGGTCGAGTAATTAGAGTCTGTCCCGGGGTAGAAAAGTAAATCGTCATCCTTAAAAAGATCTAACGCATCTATTGTGGAACTATACTCCACATTGTAAAGAAATTCCCCCAAAGATTGGTAGTGGCGAATCCCTGAAGTATGATTTGTTATCTGTCTTAAGCTAATATCAGCGTGTGAATCAGGCCAAGCCTCTACCAGCGAAGAGACATAGGTATCCAACTCAATAATCCCCTGTTCTTTCAACCTCATGAGAGCAGCTGCTGTGATAACTTTCGAAACACTGGCGATTCTCAATTTGGTTCTTCTAGTCATTGGAACATGAGATTCGAGGTCAGCAAAACCATAACCTCTTGCCCATCTAACATGCCCATTTTCCCCTACAGCCACGCTAATCCCAGGCACAGACTCCTCAGAAACCGCATTTATAAAAAGACTATCCAAGTCATTCGTATGCGCTACTGAATTTTCAGCCAGAAATACCGAACATAAAGAAAGTACAGCACTTAAACTTATACGTTTGTACATATTATTAAATCCTTTTAACCTTCACATACTAAATAAAGACATTTACTAATTGACTTTATCACTCAAACATAACCCAGACAATTAAAAAATAACCATCAACTAAACTACATCTCTTTCATAACTCAACTCAATTATTGATATATTGCAGGATTGATAAGAACATACATGAACAGTTTTGAATTTAAGGAACATCATTCTCCGTCCGTATACAAGTAGTCGTTGGCGAAAATCAAAAGTACTAAGTGACCACAACCTGTGACATTATCTTTATCCGATCAAGATTAAAAAAATCTCAACATCCAGCACCCTAATAATACTCAGAATCAAGCATCTTTTTAATTTACATCTTAATAACTTCAGAAATTCCTTTTCCTTCAACTTCCGTTACTCTACACTTACTCAGACCACATTACCTGGAGTTAGGACATTTAAATTCCGCTTCTCCAGCGCCCTAAAACAGATAGGTAATGGCTAAAGTTGTAGCTCCAAAACTGAGGTTCCAAAACCCTCTTTATCTTTTGATAGTTTTCTGTAAATATTCATACTAGTCCTTATCCATTTAGAGAATAATAATGAAGGATTATGTGATTATTGGTGGCGGTCATAACGGCCTGGTCTGCGCTTGTTATTTAGCAAAAGCAGGGAAAAAAGTAACGATCCTTGAACGCCGGTCTATAGTCGGGGGGCAGCAGTAACTGAAGAGTTCTACCCAGGTTTTAGAAATTCTGTAGCAAGCTACACAGTAAGTTTGCTTAACCCGAAAATCATCGAAGATCTCAATCTCCGTGAACACGGCTTGGAAATCAAGTTACGGCCACAAGCTAACTTCTTTCCACTTTCAGATAGTGAAAGTCTCTCTTTCCATAAAAATATCTTGGATACACAAGCTGAGATTGCACGTTTCTCAGAAAAGGACGCAGCCACCTTACCTGACTTTTATGCCATGCTGGAAACCGTAGCAGATATTTTGCGCGAGGAATTACTCCGCTCCCCCTAATGTGGGCGGTGGCTTTGTGGATTTAGTCCGTGCTGGGGGCTTTGGCTTAAGAGCGAAAAAGTTGAGTATGTCATCTCGTCGCGATGCACTTGACCTGTTCACCAAGAGTGCTTCAAGTGTACTGGATGCCTGGTTTGAAAATGACCATGTCAAAGCTGCATTTGCTTTCGACTCTATAGTCGGAAATTATGCAGCTCCCAGCACTCCAGGCTCTGCCTACGTGCTGTTGCACCATGTATTTGGCGAGGCTAACGGTGAGAAAGGTGCTTGGGGACATGCTATGGGCGGTATGGGCGCTATTACTCAAGCCATGCGAAAAGAAGCTGAGCGCCTTGGGGTCAATATTCGTACAGATGCGGAAGTCAAAGAAGTTCTGGTAGACCGCAGTCGTGCCAACGGCGTACGACTGAGCAGTGGAAAAACTATTACGGCTGACAAAGTAATCGCCAATGTTGGTCCCAAGCTGCTTTACTCCCGGATGATTGACGAACAACACCTAGAGCCAGAGTTCCGCCGCCGCGTACGTGGATTCAGGGTAGGTTCCGGTACTTTCCGTATGAATGTAGCACTGTCTGAACTCCCAGACTTCATCTGTAAGCCTGGAACTCACCTACAACAGCATCATCAATCTGGGATAGTCATTGGTCCAACAATGACCTACTTGGAGCAGGCGTTTGTCGATGCAACTCAATACGGCTGGTCAACACACCCCATTGTAGAAATATTGATCCCCTCCACCATCGATCCTACTCTTGCTCCAGAAGGCAAACATGTCGCCAGCCTATTTTGCCAGCAATTCGCTCCAGAACTTCCGCAAGGAAAAAGCTGGGACGACTATCGTGACCAAGCTGCAAAAACAATTATCGATACCGTCACTAACTATGCCCCCAATTTTCGTGATGCGGTAATCGCCCAACAAATTCACTCACCGCTAGATTTAGAGCGCAAATTTGGCCTCATGGGAGGTGATATATTCCATGGTGCCCTAGGACTGGACCAACTATGGAGTAATCGCCCCTTTATGGGCTTTGCAGATTACCGCACGCCGATACAGGATCTGTATCTCTGTGGCTCGGGTAGCCACCCGGGAGGCGGAGTTACTGGAGTACCTGGGCATAATGCTGCTATGGAGATTCTCAGAGATAGATAAGAGTGGCCTGCAGTATGCGGGCCCTTTATCGCTTTACTACCAATTAGCTTTGATTCCAACTAGTAGCTCTAAAGATTCTGCTATTTTAAATAGTTGGAACACCTATTTCGAACACTTCACAGATTCCTCTGACGCTACAAAATATATGAGTGCCAAACAGTTATTTCCTTTGAGGATGATTGAATATCTAGTGCCCAGCGCCACAAAAACCTTTATTTTGATTATCGCCCTCTACCATTTATAGCCATCAAGGTTCTTCACGATTTTAACGGGTATCTGCCGCCGCAGCTGATTTAGAAAATAGCACTTCTATAACAGTTTATTTATCTTGTTGGTTCCTACACTTATGACCTCTATACCTCTTACATAAACATTCCATATTTAAATAATAACCAAGATCATATGCAACCATAAGCTGAGCAAGTGATAATCTTCAGCTGTGAGAAATATTGGATAAATGACATAGACCTCACTATGAACCAATTAATTTAATATTCGCATACTAAAAAATCTTAGCTTATTCACTCAATACTTTAACAAATATTAGCAACCACAAAACCCCCAACACCTAAAGCAAT
This DNA window, taken from Microbulbifer sp. MKSA007, encodes the following:
- a CDS encoding NADH:flavin oxidoreductase, with the protein product MATKYHNLFNTIEIGKLRIPNRLAVAPMTRVSAGLDGRVGPLMEEYYEGFAHGGFGLIITEGLYTDRLYSQGYKYQPGMTCHDHAQSWKPIITRVHKQGARIYAQLMHAGALSQYNPYANQNAGPSMVRPQGRQMPFYYGEGPYPMPEAMTQRDIAMVVKGFAQAARLAQLAGFDGVEIHGANGYLLDQFLTTYTNKRKDCYGGVLTNRLRIYKETLKSVRAAVGKDFVVGVRFSQKKVNDTNYIWPEGEAGAAEVFELMKQCGADYIHTTEPKIDNPAFENSNSLASLARKYSTLPVIANGGITDPKLAAQVLKNNEADIISLGKTALANQDWPNTIKRNQTPKNFTFDMLSPHATLECARDYFQRKS
- a CDS encoding NAD(P)/FAD-dependent oxidoreductase, with translation MDLVRAGGFGLRAKKLSMSSRRDALDLFTKSASSVLDAWFENDHVKAAFAFDSIVGNYAAPSTPGSAYVLLHHVFGEANGEKGAWGHAMGGMGAITQAMRKEAERLGVNIRTDAEVKEVLVDRSRANGVRLSSGKTITADKVIANVGPKLLYSRMIDEQHLEPEFRRRVRGFRVGSGTFRMNVALSELPDFICKPGTHLQQHHQSGIVIGPTMTYLEQAFVDATQYGWSTHPIVEILIPSTIDPTLAPEGKHVASLFCQQFAPELPQGKSWDDYRDQAAKTIIDTVTNYAPNFRDAVIAQQIHSPLDLERKFGLMGGDIFHGALGLDQLWSNRPFMGFADYRTPIQDLYLCGSGSHPGGGVTGVPGHNAAMEILRDR
- a CDS encoding serine hydrolase domain-containing protein, which produces MYKRISLSAVLSLCSVFLAENSVAHTNDLDSLFINAVSEESVPGISVAVGENGHVRWARGYGFADLESHVPMTRRTKLRIASVSKVITAAALMRLKEQGIIELDTYVSSLVEAWPDSHADISLRQITNHTSGIRHYQSLGEFLYNVEYSSTIDALDLFKDDDLLFYPGTDSNYSTYAWTLLAAAMESASGTEFKKLVQEEVFDPLNLKNSTFDENSPIISHRQRAYSYWGGSLINSPEVNSSYKYAGGGMLSTPSDLVRFAMSHLDSGYLSDESLSELFSPGTLTSGEEVSYGIGWIVDFVSLSDWYNPEEDAELIRIIEEHPNIKLMSGEGVGGSTMLMLCPDHARSISVVKNVDSDQTADLVELSLKTLDIFHNKN
- a CDS encoding LysR substrate-binding domain-containing protein — encoded protein: MAGINQLESLRVFSAVVECGSFTTAANRLGVSAAWVSKSVERLESRLGTTLLRRSTRHMQVTSSGERCYMRALEVLSKWDALEDDLCESNDSPRGKLRIGVPMSWGLSKFGSILNMFMDRYPEILLDIQMGDHYVNVLEEKFDLVLRLTNELADSALLCRKITSYHRVACAAPEYLKKYGEPGHPRELSDHHCLVYTLPGKPCSGLILPDTSLRW
- a CDS encoding FAD-dependent oxidoreductase; translation: MKDYVIIGGGHNGLVCACYLAKAGKKVTILERRSIVGGQQ
- a CDS encoding IS3 family transposase (programmed frameshift) codes for the protein MTTKGTRRHFKPEFKKDAVALVSEQGYSISKAAEAVGTTANNLRHWIKELKQEEDGVRLDVGERAELERLRCENKQLRMEKEIPKKGQRLLCERNEIKYSFIEKQQGSFPVRVLCRVMQVSKTGYYDWCCRGNSSIDAQTWQLCHRLKALFAESRQSLGSRRLMKLLRKEGFEVGRYRVRKLMKKLGLAVKRKKRFTLTTDSKHHLPVAENLLNREFSPSAKNQVWTTDITYIWTSQGWLYLAVVIDLYSRRIIGWHLDRKMETALVTRALMMAVNLRSPPKGLLHHSDRGSQYASHTYQTLLSQHGMVCSMSRKGNCWDNAPTERFFSSLKREWVTGNLYPTREDAVADVRAYIAYYNSRRIHTTLGDLAPIEFEKCA
- a CDS encoding TetR/AcrR family transcriptional regulator; its protein translation is MEKLDTRERIIAIADDLFYQQGFEHTSFKDIANLLNISRGNFYHHFKTKDQILSGVIERRLQKTQAMLEDWEAQGNTSEQRIKCYIRIVITNWDKIRDFGCPVGTLSNELAKLNHVGREDANKIFSLFREWLKTQFTQLNPNTDADKLALQVLSWSQGVATLANAFQDKDYVEYEVNKMCSWVDTYKAKA
- a CDS encoding alkene reductase, whose amino-acid sequence is MANLFQSFDLSGLRLTNRMVMAPMTRNRADKNGVVTPMMVTHYQQRASAGLIIAESSPISTQGVGYPYTPGIYTADQVDGWRKLTHAVHQAGGKIFIQLQHCGRISHPDLQPDKKAPVSASAIKPIGQAVTYEGHKDFTLPRALETSEIPKIVEQFGFAAQMAKEAGFDGVEVHGANGYLIDQFLRDGTNHRNDLYGGNIENRMRLLNEIIDSVMETWPSNRIGVRLTPENSFNSMSDSNPQENFEYVLEQLSNRNIAYVHILEGDMMKKEKTVNYPALRKCFKGVYIANNGYNLELAQKSLKSNNADLIAFGAPFLANPDLVYRLKQGISLNQADHSTFYGGDEKGYTDYPFASTQIENQ
- a CDS encoding DNA-3-methyladenine glycosylase I; translation: MAAQLIQSHDGKYRCNWCASAPDFLEYHDREWGFPVSDDFRLFEKLCLEGFQSGLSWRTILAKRENFREAFYGFNFNKVARFTNTNMEKLLLNEGIVRHRGKIEAVINNAKCAREIVKKEGSLASFLWRYEPKKEMLGKPQSMSTSNESITLSKDLKKLGWKFVGPTTVYAFMQAMGLINDHLEGCVTRSKIERARNKFVKP